One Streptomyces umbrinus genomic window, GACCCGGCCGTCCGCGCCGAACTCGCCCGGCTGCGCGAGAGCATCGACAACATCGACGCGGCCGTCGTCCACATGCTCGCCGAACGCTTCAAGTGCACCCAGCAGGTCGGCCACCTCAAGGCCGCCCACCAACTGCCGCCCGCCGACCCGTCCCGAGAGGCCCAGCAGATCGCCCGGCTGCGCAGCCTCGCCGGGAACGCCAGACTCGACCCGGCGTTCGCGGAGAAGCTCCTCAACTTCATCATCGCCGAGGTGATCCGCCACCACGAGAGCATCGCGGACAGCGCAGGCGGCACGGGCGGCACGGTCGGTACGGGCGGCGCAGGCAGCCGGGAATGAGCACAACGGCCCACCGGCGAGCCCCACTTCCCACGCCGATTCTCATGCCGTCGTAGGTCCGCCCTCTCGGCGTGCGCGCCGAAATGAGGCATCCTGCGTGAGCACTCCTTGTCAGTCCACGAGTACTCCCTGTCGGTCGGTTCGGACATAAGCTTGTCGTCCAAGCGAGGGGACTTCGCTCCATGCCGCCGGATGCCAAGATCCTCATAGTCGACGACCATGAGGAAACGCTCTACGCCCTGGAAAGCGCCCTGGCCCCGCTCGGCTACCACCTGACGCGGGCCACCAGCGGCGACGCAGCGCTGAAGGAAGTCCTGCGCGGCCATGTCGGCCTGCTCGTCCTCGACGTACGCATGCCGGGCGTCAGCGGCCTCGACGTCGTCCGCTACATGCGCGGCGTGGAACAGACCCAGCGCATCCCGATCATCCTCGTCACCGGCTTCGGCCCCGACGCCGAACTCACCGCCACCGCCTACCACCTGGGCGTCGCCGACCTCGTCATGAAACCCATAGACCCCTGGGCCCTGCGCACCAAGGTCCGCTACCTGTACGACTCCCACCAGCGCTACCGGTCCCTGGAACGCGAAGTACGCGAACTCCGCGCCCGGGTGAAGGAACAGCCGCCCGCCGGGCGCTTCGTGGGACCGGGGACGTAACCCCGACCGGTCCGAGGCACAACTCCGACCGCTCCGGGGGCGCAGCCCCGCCCGGACCAGGCCACCCCTGTGCCGGGCCACGCCCATCAGGCAGCATGGCACCCATGTCCGTACTGACGCGCGACGAAGCGCAGACCCGTGCCAAGCTCCTCGACGTCCACCGCTACCAGATCGAACTCGACCTGACGCGCGGCGACGAGATCTTCGACTCCCGTACCGTCATCCGCTTCACCACCCGCGCGGACGGGGACACCTTCGTCGAGCTCAAGCCCGCCGAACTGCGCTCCGTCGCCCTCGACGGCCACCTTCTCGACCTGGACACCCTCTCCCTGGACGAGAACCGGCTGCCGCTCAAGGACCTCACGGCCGGCGAGCACGAACTGCGCATCGACGCCACCATGCGCTACTCCCGCACCGGCGAGGGCATGCACCGCTTCACCGACCCCACCGACGGCGAGACATACGTCTACACACAGCTGTTCATGGAAGACGTACAGCGCGTCTTCGCGGCCTTCGACCAGCCCGACCTCAAGGCCGTCTTCGAACTGACCGTGACGGCCCCCGAAGGCTGGACCGTACTCGCCAACGGCATCACCGAACTGCAGGAGGACGGCCGCTGGCGGGCCGCCCCCACCCCGCTGATCTCCACCTACCTCGTCGCCGTCGCCGCCGGCCCCTGGCACTCCGTACGCACCGAACACCGTGGCCTGCCCTTCGGCATCCACTGCCGCCGCTCGCTGGCCCCCCACCTCGACACCGACGCCGACGAGATCCTCGACATCACCCGCGCCTGCTTCGACCGCTACCACGAGAAGTTCGAGGAGCCCTACCCCTTCGACTCCTACGACCAGGCATTCGTCC contains:
- a CDS encoding chorismate mutase; the encoded protein is MTTSNTGNAGGVDPAVRAELARLRESIDNIDAAVVHMLAERFKCTQQVGHLKAAHQLPPADPSREAQQIARLRSLAGNARLDPAFAEKLLNFIIAEVIRHHESIADSAGGTGGTVGTGGAGSRE
- a CDS encoding response regulator; amino-acid sequence: MPPDAKILIVDDHEETLYALESALAPLGYHLTRATSGDAALKEVLRGHVGLLVLDVRMPGVSGLDVVRYMRGVEQTQRIPIILVTGFGPDAELTATAYHLGVADLVMKPIDPWALRTKVRYLYDSHQRYRSLEREVRELRARVKEQPPAGRFVGPGT